A stretch of the Vitis vinifera cultivar Pinot Noir 40024 chromosome 16, ASM3070453v1 genome encodes the following:
- the LOC104882242 gene encoding AAA-ATPase At2g46620-like produces the protein MILSDSIPFLLAFAATFLILRLLLKTSVILIVRKWVRSLGDMCYVWQCYRVPQYNQLLQENELYRKLSAYINSLASVEDSDFANLVTGSRSNDVVLSLDPNQTVFDSYLGARVAWTNVVGESDGRRCFVLRIRKKDKRRILRPYLQHILAKYEEFEKELKLYINCESRRLSDGRWRSVPFTHQATMETVAMDSDLKSKVKSDLELFLKSKQYYQRLGRVWKRSYLLHGAPGTGKSSFVAAMAKLLCYDVYDVDLSQVSDDADLKLLLLQTTPRSLILIEDLDRFLIDKSTTVSLPGVLNFMDGVLSCCGEERVMVFTMNSPDQIDPTVLRPGRIDVHVQFGLCDFSSFKMLADSHLGIKEHRLFPQVEEIFQTGASLCPAEIGEIMTSNRNSATRALKSVINALQTNTANKIRLTQSSSGRSTEESAEPGGVICRESVHTVREFRKLYGLLRRSGRKEEPLDLGSTDKDAPRNGS, from the coding sequence ATGATTCTTTCCGATTCAATCCCGTTCCTTCTCGCATTCGCCGCCACCTTCTTGATTCTCCGTTTGCTACTCAAAACTTCTGTGATTCTTATCGTTAGAAAATGGGTTCGGTCTCTGGGGGACATGTGCTATGTGTGGCAGTGCTATAGGGTTCCGCAGTACAATCAGCTTTTGCAGGAAAATGAACTGTATCGGAAGCTTTCGGCTTACATCAACTCTTTGGCTTCAGTCGAGGATTCTGATTTTGCGAACCTTGTGACTGGTTCTAGatcaaacgacgtcgttttgtcTCTGGACCCGAACCAGACTGTTTTTGATAGTTACCTTGGCGCCAGAGTCGCGTGGACGAACGTCGTTGGAGAATCGGACGGTCGGAGATGTTTTGTGTTGCGGATTAGGAAGAAGGATAAGCGTAGGATTCTCCGTCCGTACCTTCAGCACATACTGGCTAAATATGAGGAGTTTGAGAAAGAATTGAAGCTGTACATCAACTGCGAGAGTCGTCGGTTGAGCGATGGACGGTGGAGATCTGTTCCGTTCACGCATCAAGCGACGATGGAAACTGTGGCGATGGACTCCGATCTCAAGAGCAAGGTGAAGTCTGATCTCGAGCTCTTCCTCAAATCGAAGCAGTACTACCAAAGGCTCGGCCGTGTTTGGAAACGGAGTTACCTCCTTCACGGTGCGCCCGGCACCGGAAAATCGAGCTTCGTCGCCGCCATGGCGAAACTCCTGTGCTACGACGTCTACGATGTGGACCTCTCTCAGGTCTCCGACGATGCCGATCTCAAGCTCCTCCTTCTGCAAACCACACCCCGGTCGTTGATCCTGATTGAGGATCTCGACCGGTTCCTGATCGACAAATCAACGACCGTCAGCCTCCCCGGCGTGCTGAACTTCATGGACGGAGTACTCTCGTGCTGCGGCGAGGAGCGCGTGATGGTATTCACAATGAACAGCCCAGATCAAATCGATCCAACGGTCCTAAGACCCGGCAGAATCGACGTTCACGTACAGTTCGGCCTCTGCGATTTCTCATCGTTCAAAATGTTAGCCGATAGCCACCTAGGAATCAAAGAGCACCGGCTTTTCCCTCAGGTCGAAGAGATTTTCCAGACCGGAGCGAGTCTCTGCCCGGCCGAGATAGGCGAAATCATGACATCAAATCGGAATTCCGCGACCCGGGCCCTCAAATCGGTTATCAACGCATTGCAAACCAACACAGCCAATAAAATTCGGTTGACTCAAAGCTCGTCGGGCCGGTCCACAGAGGAGTCAGCTGAACCGGGTGGTGTGATTTGCAGGGAGAGCGTACACACAGTCAGGGAGTTTCGGAAACTCTATGGGCTCTTGAGGAGAAGTGGTAGAAAAGAAGAGCCGTTGGATTTGGGCTCCACCGATAAGGACGCTCCAAGGAATGGATCATGA